In the Besnoitia besnoiti strain Bb-Ger1 chromosome IX, whole genome shotgun sequence genome, CAGCACATAAATGCGCCTTGCGGCCAGGGGAGAAGGCCCGCTCGTCCACGTGGAGCATGGTGCATCTGttttatatatttatatgcataCTTCTATGCGTAGGTATACGTGCATGGGTAGGGAGTTTCAAGGCGTGCGAAGAGAAGAGTGAACGGAGGCCTGTGGAGTGTCGACTCCGGTTGTTTACTCGCGCCTGCACGATTTGTGTGTGTCCATCTTGTTGCCGCGGTGCCGCGGATTTTCctttcgccgccgcacgccgaaGTCTCAGTGCTGGCGCCTGCTTCCCCTCCCCTCCGTACCGCGGCGGACTGCGAGAGCTCGAACCATGCAGGGACACGCCTTTTCTGCTCGCTTTTCCTCGTCAGTTGCAATATCTCTCTACACTAGGATTATTCTGCATCAGCTGTGTTCGAGGCGTCACATACGGATTTCTGTTCTGACTCGTCTTTTCTGCTGCAGGAGTGGCGGCAGCTGCACCAGCTGACGGGAACGGAGGCGCACACGGACTGGGTGCGGGATGTGGCCTTCcagcctgcggccgcgtcgtcgcttctCGCGAGTTCCTCCCTCCTGCTCGCCTCATGTAGCGAAGACTGCACTGTGAAGCTGTGGGTCGGCGAgctctcgtcctcctccccctcgtcCTCCTTCCCCTCGTCGTACACGTGGACGCTTCGGCAGACGCTTCGTCTGAACGCGCCGGTGTGGAGGGTGTCCTGGAGCGTCTCGGGCACCGTCCtctcggcggcctgcggagaAAAGGACGTCTTCCTTTTCCGCGAGACGGTCGGCGGGCAGTGGGAGAAAGTCTCCCGCCTCGTGGGAcccgacgccgtcgcccccgCCCCAGCTGTGgcccccgccgtcgccgtcgccccccaGCAAGGAGTTCCCGCGCCCGCAccgggcctcgcgccgccgccgccccagcTCGGGGTTCAGCCGCTCACCCCAGTCCCAGCCCCACTCGCCTCTCCTCATGGGCCGATTCAGCCGCCGATGTCCGCCGCGCATttggcgccgccccctgccGCGGGAGCTGGAGACCCGCCTGTCCCTGCCCCCGGCGCTCCCCACAGCGGCATGCCCGCTCCGGGAGTCGCTTCAGCAGGCGTTCTCGCGCCCTTCGGGCAGCCCCCTGCCCCCGGTAGCTTCTATcctccgcccgccgcacCCGCAGGACCCGCTGCACAGAGCTACCCGCCCCCAGCGGCTCCCCAAGGCGTCTACCCGCCGCCCACCCATCCTCAAAACTCGCGCTACCCGGCTCCGGCCAGCAGCCAGGGCCCGGTTGCCCCCCCGGCGTTCGGTGCGCCGCCCCCGATGGGCGCACCTGCCCCCACGCAGCCCTTCTACGGCGCCGGGGCCCCGCCGGCCCGTCcgcccgccgacgccttcCAGGGGGTTCCAGCCCCTGGTGGAGACCCGCGGGTTTTCTACCCCGGTGGAGCCCAACCTGGGGGTAAGAGACAGTCAACTTGCGCCCTAGGGAGATTGAGGCTGCGTATATTGCCGGGACAGAGGCTTTTTAAACATACATGTGTAGTAGCACACG is a window encoding:
- a CDS encoding WD domain, G-beta repeat-containing protein (encoded by transcript BESB_013680) produces the protein MAAPATLSTFDTAHAGCLHSVEFDFFATRLATASSDRTIRLWSVSTAPERADGCPAAGEVAPKTTTFLQELRGHEGPVWQVRWAHPSFGAILASCGYDRRIVVWQQRPGAGGAQGGRFSAGAAGAQPGAFAPIYTNDEHASSVNSIDFCPAELGLHLAAGSSDGSVSVMSLADPSALAQGAGAPVYWSRKAFAAHFNGVNSVAWAPVRPGAAKELMLATGGCDSQVRLWGIDPQTQEWRQLHQLTGTEAHTDWVRDVAFQPAAASSLLASSSLLLASCSEDCTVKLWVGELSSSSPSSSFPSSYTWTLRQTLRLNAPVWRVSWSVSGTVLSAACGEKDVFLFRETVGGQWEKVSRLVGPDAVAPAPAVAPAVAVAPQQGVPAPAPGLAPPPPQLGVQPLTPVPAPLASPHGPIQPPMSAAHLAPPPAAGAGDPPVPAPGAPHSGMPAPGVASAGVLAPFGQPPAPGSFYPPPAAPAGPAAQSYPPPAAPQGVYPPPTHPQNSRYPAPASSQGPVAPPAFGAPPPMGAPAPTQPFYGAGAPPARPPADAFQGVPAPGGDPRVFYPGGAQPGGVAPPPAGMFVRPPPMGAPGVTPQPGYSARPQLYTPYKAN